Proteins found in one Rhodovulum sp. MB263 genomic segment:
- a CDS encoding DUF2867 domain-containing protein produces the protein MQGICAAERPDLGRFNIEKVTAARPSVFLEDANWADAYEFCYLTEKPNALEVVRAMFGQSPPLWVRLLNATRNRIVGLFGLKPGQIAIDETQEGGFQVIFHSEDVVVCGFDDWHLNFRIVIRVHERDAGRAVRLTTLVRRNNGFGYCYIFLISPVHKLILRRLLRNLSSRPAQQR, from the coding sequence TTGCAAGGCATCTGCGCTGCGGAAAGGCCCGATTTGGGACGCTTTAACATCGAGAAGGTCACGGCTGCACGGCCCTCCGTTTTCCTGGAAGACGCGAATTGGGCCGATGCATATGAATTTTGTTACCTTACGGAAAAACCGAACGCTTTGGAGGTAGTCAGGGCGATGTTCGGACAGAGCCCGCCGTTATGGGTCCGCTTGCTGAACGCAACCAGAAACAGGATCGTTGGCCTGTTCGGGCTCAAGCCGGGGCAAATCGCGATCGACGAGACACAGGAAGGCGGGTTCCAGGTCATCTTCCATTCGGAGGACGTTGTCGTCTGCGGGTTTGACGACTGGCATCTGAACTTCCGGATAGTGATCCGAGTCCATGAAAGGGATGCGGGTCGCGCTGTGCGGCTGACCACGCTTGTACGTCGCAACAACGGCTTCGGATATTGCTACATTTTTCTGATCTCTCCCGTACATAAGCTGATCTTGCGACGGCTGTTGCGGAACTTGTCGTCCAGACCGGCGCAACAGAGGTAG
- a CDS encoding helix-turn-helix domain-containing protein: MVLLDVLGKRWTLRILWELTQGPATFRELQRRCDDISPTMVNKRIGELRALGFVTREADGYGLTPKGHELAQQFINLETWANRWADVTPEE; encoded by the coding sequence ATGGTGCTGCTCGATGTGTTGGGAAAACGCTGGACGCTTCGGATACTCTGGGAATTGACGCAGGGGCCCGCCACATTTCGCGAATTGCAGAGACGATGCGACGATATCTCTCCGACGATGGTCAATAAACGGATCGGCGAGCTTCGCGCGCTCGGATTTGTGACGCGAGAGGCCGACGGGTATGGTCTCACGCCCAAGGGGCATGAGCTCGCCCAGCAGTTCATCAACCTGGAGACCTGGGCGAACCGTTGGGCGGACGTGACGCCCGAGGAGTAG
- a CDS encoding GNAT family N-acetyltransferase has product MDESAGVNIRDFRPDDCARLASVFHEAVHAVGSRDYGPGQVKVWSPAPVPAEQFLARISDGRSVFVAVTANDDPVDFMELEADGHIDCFYCCPDHVGRGVGKALYQRLETAARAMGLSRLHVEASEAARRFFLGQGFALVTRREFERHNVMIHNYLMEKSLRSGRVAAPLGRQV; this is encoded by the coding sequence ATGGACGAGAGCGCAGGCGTGAACATTCGCGACTTCAGACCCGACGACTGTGCCCGGCTTGCGTCGGTCTTTCACGAGGCGGTTCATGCCGTGGGCAGCCGGGACTATGGCCCGGGCCAGGTGAAGGTCTGGAGCCCCGCGCCGGTCCCTGCGGAACAGTTCCTGGCCCGCATCTCTGACGGGCGGTCGGTTTTCGTTGCCGTGACAGCCAATGACGACCCGGTCGACTTCATGGAGCTGGAGGCAGATGGCCATATCGATTGCTTCTATTGCTGTCCCGACCATGTCGGCCGTGGTGTCGGGAAGGCGCTTTATCAGAGACTTGAAACAGCTGCGCGGGCGATGGGCCTGTCCCGTCTCCATGTCGAGGCCAGCGAAGCCGCCCGCCGCTTTTTCCTGGGACAGGGCTTCGCTCTCGTGACGCGGCGCGAGTTCGAGCGCCACAATGTCATGATCCACAATTACCTCATGGAAAAGAGCTTGCGCTCAGGGCGCGTGGCAGCCCCATTGGGCCGACAGGTCTGA
- a CDS encoding 4-(cytidine 5'-diphospho)-2-C-methyl-D-erythritol kinase, translated as MTVEAFAPAKINLTLHVTGQREDGYHLLDSLVVFADIGDRLVLETAEDLSLSVTGPRAGGVPVDGRNLVLKAAALFGPGQGARIRLDKRLPAAAGIGGGSSDAAAALRGLAALWGRELPGPGAVLSLGADVPVCLAPGPVRMRGVGEEILPAPALPELGILLVNPGIEVPTPVVFKGLVRKDNAPMPALPGWASAADLADWLAGQRNDLEPPARAAAPVIGEVLSAIAVSPGCLLARMSGSGATCFGIYADRAAAGCAAALLHETRPDWWAEAGASYTL; from the coding sequence ATGACGGTTGAGGCCTTCGCGCCGGCCAAGATCAACCTGACCCTGCATGTCACCGGACAGCGGGAGGACGGCTATCATCTGCTCGACAGTCTGGTGGTCTTCGCGGATATCGGCGACCGGCTGGTGCTGGAGACGGCCGAGGATCTCAGCCTGTCGGTCACCGGCCCGCGCGCCGGGGGCGTGCCGGTCGACGGGCGCAATCTGGTGCTGAAGGCTGCGGCGCTGTTCGGGCCGGGGCAGGGGGCCAGGATCCGGCTCGACAAGCGGCTGCCGGCCGCGGCGGGCATCGGCGGCGGCTCCTCGGACGCGGCGGCGGCCCTTCGCGGGCTGGCCGCGCTTTGGGGCCGCGAGCTGCCAGGACCCGGGGCGGTGCTGTCGCTGGGCGCCGATGTGCCGGTCTGCCTCGCGCCGGGGCCTGTGCGGATGCGCGGTGTCGGCGAAGAGATCCTGCCCGCGCCCGCCTTGCCCGAATTGGGTATCCTGCTGGTCAATCCCGGCATCGAGGTGCCGACGCCCGTCGTCTTCAAGGGGCTCGTCCGCAAGGACAATGCGCCGATGCCCGCGCTTCCGGGCTGGGCCTCGGCCGCCGATCTGGCGGACTGGCTCGCGGGCCAGCGCAACGATCTCGAACCGCCCGCGCGGGCTGCGGCGCCGGTGATCGGCGAGGTTCTCTCTGCCATTGCCGTGAGCCCCGGCTGCCTTCTGGCGCGGATGTCGGGGTCAGGGGCGACCTGTTTCGGGATCTATGCCGACCGCGCCGCCGCCGGGTGCGCCGCCGCCCTGCTGCACGAGACCCGGCCCGACTGGTGGGCCGAGGCCGGGGCGTCCTATACGCTTTAG
- a CDS encoding tetratricopeptide repeat protein — translation MANSLPRLAALAALGLAALIPAAPVRAEQGVSGAYLAARQASFLSDYRAAAVYFTEALAADPANPRLLENAMTAFVGVGEVGKAVPIARRIATQGNPDQLASLVLMAEQIRQGQYDQVLADYEAGRRTAPLVDGLIRAWALFGAGKMSDALDAFDAASAQTGLRPFGLYHKALALAAVGDFEGADRIFSGDAEGPLRATRRGVLAHVEVLSQLERNDDAIELIDAVFGSEVDPGVAGIRARLAAGEALPFDAIDGAAGGAAEVFFTVARALNGDALDAYTLLYARLAQFLAPRNADAILLAAGLLEAQDRYELATEAYAAVPADDPAFYAAELGRAEAMRHAGDPEGAIETLRGLAGTYPDIAIVQVTLGDALRGQERFAEALKAYDAAIALFDETSRGQWIVYYARGISYERLGRWPEAEADLRKTLELEPDQPQVLNYLGYSYLEMNTNLDEAMSMIERAVAARPHDGYITDSLGWGLYRLGRYDEAVPHMERAAALMPVDPVINDHLGDVYWAVGRKVEARFQWHRALSFGPEEADAERIRKKLEVGLDKVLQEEGAPPLRAANDG, via the coding sequence TTGGCCAATTCGCTGCCGCGCCTCGCCGCCCTGGCTGCATTGGGGCTTGCCGCTTTGATACCGGCTGCACCCGTCCGTGCCGAACAGGGCGTCTCGGGGGCCTATCTGGCTGCGCGCCAGGCAAGCTTTCTCAGCGACTACCGCGCTGCGGCAGTCTATTTCACCGAGGCTCTCGCCGCCGATCCCGCCAATCCGCGGCTTCTGGAAAACGCGATGACCGCCTTTGTCGGGGTCGGCGAGGTCGGGAAGGCGGTGCCGATCGCCCGCCGGATCGCGACGCAGGGCAATCCCGATCAGCTTGCCAGTCTGGTCCTGATGGCCGAGCAGATACGGCAGGGGCAATATGACCAGGTGCTGGCCGATTACGAGGCCGGGCGCCGCACCGCGCCGCTTGTCGACGGGCTGATCCGGGCCTGGGCGCTGTTCGGTGCGGGAAAGATGAGCGATGCGCTCGATGCCTTCGATGCCGCCTCGGCGCAGACCGGGCTCAGGCCCTTCGGGCTGTATCACAAGGCGCTGGCGCTGGCGGCTGTCGGCGATTTCGAGGGCGCCGACCGGATCTTCTCGGGAGATGCCGAGGGGCCGCTGCGCGCCACGCGGCGCGGTGTGCTGGCCCATGTCGAGGTGCTGAGCCAGCTCGAACGCAACGATGACGCCATCGAACTGATCGACGCGGTCTTCGGCAGCGAGGTCGATCCGGGCGTGGCCGGGATCCGCGCCCGGCTGGCCGCGGGCGAGGCGCTGCCCTTCGATGCCATCGACGGGGCGGCGGGCGGCGCGGCCGAGGTGTTCTTCACCGTCGCCAGAGCGCTGAACGGCGATGCGCTGGACGCCTATACCCTGCTTTACGCCCGTCTGGCCCAGTTCCTGGCGCCGCGAAATGCCGATGCGATCCTGCTGGCTGCGGGGCTGCTCGAGGCCCAGGACCGCTACGAGCTGGCGACCGAGGCCTACGCGGCCGTACCGGCCGACGATCCGGCCTTCTATGCCGCCGAGCTTGGCCGGGCCGAGGCGATGCGCCATGCCGGCGATCCCGAGGGCGCCATCGAGACCCTGCGAGGCCTGGCCGGGACCTATCCCGACATCGCCATCGTCCAGGTGACGCTGGGCGATGCACTGCGCGGTCAGGAGCGCTTTGCCGAGGCGCTCAAGGCCTATGACGCGGCCATCGCGCTGTTCGACGAGACGTCGCGCGGCCAGTGGATCGTCTATTACGCCCGCGGCATCTCCTATGAGCGGCTCGGCCGCTGGCCCGAGGCCGAGGCCGATTTGCGCAAGACGCTGGAGCTCGAGCCCGACCAGCCGCAGGTGCTGAATTATCTGGGCTATTCCTATCTCGAGATGAACACCAATCTCGACGAGGCGATGTCGATGATCGAGCGCGCCGTCGCGGCCCGGCCCCATGACGGCTATATCACCGACAGTCTGGGCTGGGGGCTCTACCGGCTCGGCCGCTATGACGAGGCGGTGCCGCATATGGAGCGCGCGGCCGCGCTGATGCCGGTCGATCCCGTCATCAACGACCATCTGGGCGATGTCTACTGGGCGGTGGGCCGCAAGGTCGAGGCGCGGTTCCAGTGGCACCGGGCGCTGTCCTTCGGACCCGAAGAGGCCGATGCCGAGCGTATCCGCAAGAAGCTGGAGGTCGGGCTCGACAAGGTGCTGCAGGAAGAAGGAGCGCCGCCGCTCCGGGCTGCCAATGACGGTTGA
- a CDS encoding electron transfer flavoprotein-ubiquinone oxidoreductase, producing the protein MAEIERESMEYDVVIVGAGPSGLSAAIRLKELDPDLSVVVLEKGSEVGAHILSGAVLDPIGLKALFPDWEDRGAPVSVPVKEDNFVFLGKSGNLRFPNWLMPPLMSNHGKYIVSMGNVCRWLAEQAEALGVEIFPGMACSELVWGEDGAVKGVVAGEFGRQADGTPGPNYEPGMELHGKYVFIAEGVRGSLAKQIIAKYDLSRDRDPQKYGLGMKEVWEIDPKKHRLGTVTHTMGWPLNGNGGGGSFIYHAENNQIYIGFVVHLNYRNPHLSPYMEFQRFKHHPMVAGLLEGGKRVAYGARAISEGGYQSIPRAAFPGGVLLGCSAGLVNVPRIKGNHNAMMSGIEAAKAAVAAIKAGRAGDVLGDYDEALHAGDIARDLKKVRNVKPLWSRYGGFLATILGGFDMWVAHLTGWNPLGTIHHEKTDAAATGKAADFPKIDYPKPDGKISFDRLTNVAFSFTNHEESQPCHLRLTDPEIPVRVNLPEFAEPAQRYCPAGVYEVVDEGGDPRFVINFQNCVHCKTCDIKDPSQNITWVTPQGGDGPNYPNM; encoded by the coding sequence ATGGCCGAGATCGAACGGGAATCGATGGAATACGATGTGGTGATCGTGGGAGCCGGGCCCTCGGGGCTTTCGGCGGCGATCCGCCTGAAGGAACTCGATCCCGATCTGTCGGTCGTCGTGCTCGAGAAGGGCTCGGAGGTCGGCGCGCATATCCTTTCGGGGGCCGTGCTCGACCCGATCGGGCTGAAGGCGCTGTTTCCCGACTGGGAAGACCGCGGCGCGCCGGTTTCGGTGCCGGTCAAGGAGGACAATTTCGTCTTTCTCGGCAAGAGCGGCAACCTGCGTTTCCCCAACTGGCTGATGCCGCCTCTGATGTCGAACCACGGCAAGTACATCGTCTCGATGGGCAATGTCTGCCGCTGGCTGGCCGAGCAGGCCGAGGCGCTGGGGGTCGAGATCTTCCCCGGCATGGCCTGCTCGGAACTGGTCTGGGGCGAGGACGGTGCCGTCAAGGGTGTGGTCGCGGGCGAATTCGGGCGTCAGGCCGATGGCACGCCGGGTCCCAATTACGAGCCGGGGATGGAGCTGCACGGCAAGTATGTCTTCATTGCCGAGGGCGTGCGCGGCTCGCTCGCCAAGCAGATCATCGCGAAATACGACCTGTCCAGGGACCGCGACCCGCAGAAATACGGGCTCGGCATGAAGGAGGTCTGGGAGATCGATCCCAAGAAGCACCGGCTCGGGACGGTCACCCATACCATGGGCTGGCCGCTCAACGGCAATGGCGGCGGCGGGTCGTTCATCTATCATGCCGAGAACAACCAGATCTATATCGGCTTCGTGGTGCACCTGAACTACAGGAACCCGCACCTGTCTCCCTATATGGAGTTCCAGCGCTTCAAGCATCACCCGATGGTGGCCGGGCTTCTGGAAGGCGGCAAGCGGGTGGCCTATGGCGCGCGGGCGATCTCGGAGGGCGGCTATCAGTCGATCCCGCGGGCGGCCTTCCCGGGCGGCGTGCTGCTGGGCTGTTCGGCCGGGCTCGTGAACGTGCCGCGGATCAAGGGCAACCACAATGCGATGATGTCGGGGATCGAGGCTGCCAAGGCCGCGGTCGCGGCGATCAAGGCGGGGCGCGCGGGCGACGTGCTTGGCGATTATGACGAGGCGCTCCATGCGGGCGACATCGCCAGGGACCTGAAAAAGGTGCGCAACGTCAAGCCGCTCTGGTCGAGATATGGCGGCTTCCTTGCCACCATTCTGGGCGGTTTCGACATGTGGGTCGCGCATCTGACCGGCTGGAACCCGCTCGGGACCATCCATCACGAGAAGACCGATGCCGCCGCCACCGGCAAGGCGGCCGACTTCCCGAAGATCGACTATCCCAAGCCCGACGGCAAGATCAGCTTCGACCGGCTGACCAACGTGGCGTTCTCCTTCACCAATCACGAGGAAAGCCAGCCCTGCCATCTGCGGCTGACCGATCCCGAGATCCCGGTCCGGGTCAACCTGCCCGAATTCGCAGAGCCCGCGCAGCGCTATTGCCCGGCCGGGGTCTATGAGGTGGTCGACGAGGGCGGGGATCCGCGTTTCGTCATCAATTTCCAGAACTGCGTGCATTGCAAGACCTGCGATATCAAGGACCCGAGCCAGAACATCACCTGGGTCACGCCGCAGGGGGGCGACGGGCCGAACTATCCCAATATGTGA
- the greA gene encoding transcription elongation factor GreA: MEKIPMTRAGCTALDEELKTLKSVERPAVIRAIAEAREHGDLSENAEYHAAREKQSFIEGRIKEIEALLSRAEVIDPAKLSGPIKFGATVTLVDEDTDEEKTYQIVGEAEADIEKGLLNIKSPLARALIGKEEGDSVEVRTPGGERSYEVLSIRYI; encoded by the coding sequence ATGGAAAAGATACCCATGACCCGCGCGGGCTGCACCGCGCTCGACGAAGAACTCAAGACGCTGAAAAGCGTCGAGCGTCCCGCCGTGATCCGGGCGATCGCCGAAGCACGCGAACATGGCGACCTGTCGGAAAACGCCGAATACCATGCCGCCCGCGAAAAGCAGAGCTTCATCGAGGGCCGCATCAAGGAAATCGAGGCGCTTCTGTCGCGCGCCGAGGTGATCGACCCGGCCAAGCTCTCGGGTCCGATCAAGTTCGGCGCCACGGTGACGCTTGTCGACGAGGATACCGACGAAGAGAAGACCTATCAGATCGTCGGTGAGGCCGAGGCCGATATCGAGAAGGGCCTGCTCAACATCAAGTCGCCGCTGGCCCGCGCGCTGATCGGCAAGGAAGAAGGCGACAGCGTCGAGGTGCGCACGCCCGGAGGCGAGCGCAGCTACGAGGTGCTCAGCATCCGCTATATCTGA
- the mobA gene encoding molybdenum cofactor guanylyltransferase MobA, giving the protein MRIFGTILAGGQGRRLGGVDKALLRLGDETLLARAVARLGPQVEMLALSANGPEAAYRAAGLGREDAVLPDPPPGDQGPLAGVLAGLDWARAGGADWLVTAAVDTPFLPCDLVPRLLLAAETAGTGMAIAASGGRRHPTAALWPVGFREALAAELAGGLRRLGAFGVARGAALAEFPVGPGPDPFFNINTAGDLASAGAALG; this is encoded by the coding sequence ATGCGGATCTTCGGAACGATATTGGCGGGCGGGCAGGGGCGTCGGCTGGGCGGCGTCGACAAGGCGCTTCTCCGGCTTGGCGACGAGACCCTGCTGGCCCGCGCGGTCGCCCGGCTCGGGCCGCAGGTCGAGATGCTGGCGCTGAGCGCGAACGGTCCCGAGGCGGCCTATCGCGCCGCCGGGCTGGGGCGGGAGGATGCCGTTCTGCCCGACCCGCCGCCCGGCGATCAGGGGCCGCTGGCGGGCGTTCTGGCCGGGCTTGACTGGGCCCGGGCGGGCGGGGCCGACTGGCTGGTGACGGCGGCCGTCGACACGCCCTTTCTGCCCTGCGATCTGGTGCCCCGGCTGCTTCTGGCGGCCGAAACCGCCGGAACCGGGATGGCAATTGCGGCCAGCGGCGGGCGGCGGCATCCGACGGCGGCGCTCTGGCCGGTGGGGTTTCGGGAGGCGCTGGCCGCCGAGCTCGCGGGCGGGCTTCGCAGGCTTGGCGCCTTCGGTGTGGCGCGTGGCGCAGCCCTGGCCGAGTTTCCGGTCGGTCCCGGCCCCGATCCGTTCTTCAACATCAACACGGCCGGGGATCTTGCTTCGGCCGGGGCGGCGCTGGGATGA
- a CDS encoding AzlC family ABC transporter permease, translating to MPVSTRKSAYLTGLTQSAPFLLVIVPFALLFGVVATEAGFALPEVMGFSVVVVAGAAQFSAVQLMAENAPAAVVILTALAVNMRMAMYSASLTPYLGPAPLWQRALVAYALFDQTYAVAHARFEARPEMGVAERMAFYAGAVTPLLPTWYGMTLVGALVGRSIPPEFALDFALPITFLAMVAPALRTPAHVAAAGSSVLLSLVFAGQPYNLGLIIAAGAGMAVGAETERRMGAR from the coding sequence ATGCCCGTCTCCACCCGGAAATCCGCCTATCTGACCGGCCTGACCCAAAGCGCGCCCTTCCTTCTGGTGATCGTGCCCTTCGCACTGCTGTTCGGCGTGGTGGCGACCGAGGCCGGATTTGCCCTGCCCGAGGTGATGGGCTTTTCGGTGGTGGTGGTCGCGGGCGCGGCACAGTTCTCGGCGGTACAGCTCATGGCCGAGAACGCCCCTGCAGCCGTCGTCATCCTGACCGCGCTGGCGGTGAACATGCGAATGGCGATGTATTCGGCCTCGCTGACGCCCTATCTCGGGCCCGCGCCGCTCTGGCAGCGCGCCCTTGTGGCCTATGCGCTGTTCGATCAGACCTATGCCGTCGCGCATGCCCGCTTCGAGGCCCGCCCCGAAATGGGCGTGGCCGAGCGGATGGCCTTCTATGCCGGTGCGGTCACCCCGCTGCTGCCCACCTGGTACGGCATGACCCTGGTCGGAGCCCTGGTCGGGCGCAGCATCCCGCCGGAATTCGCGCTGGATTTCGCGCTGCCGATCACCTTCCTCGCGATGGTCGCCCCGGCGCTGCGCACGCCCGCCCATGTCGCGGCCGCAGGCAGCTCGGTCCTGCTGTCGCTGGTCTTCGCCGGGCAGCCCTACAATCTGGGGCTCATCATCGCGGCAGGCGCGGGCATGGCGGTCGGGGCCGAGACCGAACGCCGGATGGGAGCGCGCTAG
- a CDS encoding AzlD domain-containing protein produces MAETWAIIVILGVGTFLLRFSFLGAMGGRQLPDWLLRHLRYTPVAVLPALVAPAVAWPQATGGDPDPARLTAAIVTVAVGWWRKSVIAAIGAGAATLYGLLFLLG; encoded by the coding sequence ATGGCAGAGACCTGGGCGATCATCGTCATACTCGGGGTCGGCACCTTCCTGTTGCGGTTCTCCTTCCTCGGCGCGATGGGCGGGCGGCAGTTGCCGGACTGGCTGCTGCGGCATCTGCGCTACACGCCGGTGGCAGTGCTGCCCGCGCTGGTCGCCCCTGCCGTGGCCTGGCCACAGGCGACCGGCGGCGACCCGGATCCGGCCCGGCTGACGGCGGCCATCGTCACCGTCGCGGTCGGCTGGTGGCGGAAATCGGTGATCGCCGCGATCGGCGCGGGCGCCGCCACGCTTTACGGGCTGCTGTTCCTGCTGGGCTGA
- a CDS encoding MBL fold metallo-hydrolase: MRDGRFAPVRTPFETPPGEGEAVEIAEGVLWMRLPLPSPLKHVNVFALDDGEGWTLVDTGLSTGRSRAIWAALLAGPLGGRPVGRVILTHHHPDHVGLAGWFQSEAGAELWTSRTAWLFARMLTLDEQARPRPETLEFYRGAGMDPALLAERAAERPFNFADVVAPMPLGFRALAEGDRISAGGRDWDVRLGEGHAPDHVTLWSRYDSLVIGGDQLLPSISPNLGVYATEPLNDPVAGWLESCTRLAAHAREDHLVLPGHKLPFTGLPTRLVQLIENHHGVLARLLEALAGERTACDCFGVLYRREIGAAEYGLALAEAVGHLNHLYLTGRATRRRRSDGAWLYRRSGAA, encoded by the coding sequence GTGAGGGACGGCCGCTTCGCGCCGGTCCGGACCCCGTTCGAGACCCCGCCCGGCGAGGGCGAGGCGGTCGAGATCGCCGAGGGCGTGCTCTGGATGCGGCTGCCGCTGCCCTCGCCGCTGAAGCATGTCAATGTCTTCGCGCTGGATGACGGGGAGGGCTGGACGCTGGTCGATACCGGGCTGTCGACCGGCCGCAGCCGCGCGATCTGGGCCGCGCTCCTGGCCGGGCCGCTTGGCGGGCGCCCGGTCGGGCGGGTGATCCTGACCCATCACCACCCCGACCATGTCGGGCTTGCGGGCTGGTTCCAGTCCGAGGCCGGGGCCGAGCTCTGGACCAGCCGCACCGCCTGGCTGTTCGCGCGGATGCTGACGCTTGACGAACAGGCACGGCCGCGGCCCGAGACGCTTGAATTCTACCGTGGCGCCGGGATGGATCCCGCACTACTGGCCGAGCGCGCGGCCGAACGGCCGTTCAACTTCGCCGATGTGGTGGCGCCGATGCCGCTTGGCTTCCGGGCGCTGGCCGAGGGCGACCGGATCAGCGCGGGCGGGCGCGACTGGGATGTGCGGCTGGGCGAGGGGCATGCGCCCGACCATGTCACGCTCTGGAGCCGCTACGACAGCCTGGTGATCGGCGGCGATCAGCTTCTGCCCTCGATCTCGCCCAATCTCGGGGTCTATGCCACCGAACCCCTGAACGATCCGGTCGCGGGCTGGCTGGAAAGCTGTACCCGGCTTGCCGCCCATGCCCGCGAGGATCATCTGGTCCTGCCGGGCCACAAGCTGCCCTTCACCGGCCTGCCGACCCGGCTGGTGCAACTGATCGAGAACCATCACGGCGTGCTGGCGCGGCTGCTCGAGGCGCTGGCCGGGGAGCGCACCGCCTGCGACTGTTTCGGCGTGCTCTACCGGCGCGAGATCGGCGCGGCCGAATACGGGCTCGCGCTGGCCGAGGCGGTCGGGCATCTCAATCACCTCTACCTGACCGGCCGCGCGACCCGGCGGCGGCGGTCGGACGGGGCCTGGCTTTACCGCCGGAGCGGGGCGGCCTGA
- a CDS encoding acyl-CoA dehydrogenase translates to MAYRAPVEEIRFILEHVAGLPDVVATERFAEATDDVTAAILDGAGRLCDEVLAPLQRPGDLHPARLENGVVRTSPGYAEGYRAIAEGGWVALSAPAEHGGMGLPTALSTAVNDMMSGACLSLQLNPLLTQGQIEALCHHASDEIQALYLPKLIAGEWSGTMNLTEAQAGSDVGALKTRAVPNGDGTYAVTGQKVYITWGDADFMENVIHLVLARLPDAPEGTRGISLFLVPRNLPDAEGRPGPANGVKVISLEHKLGLHGSPTALMDFDGATGWMVGAPNKGMAGMFTMMNNARLGVGAQGVGVAEAAFQQALAYAGERRQGPTPLGDGPIIGHADVRRMLAGMKAEIFAARAIALSCAVAADMAAATGEPDWTARAAFLTPIAKTWGTEVGMEVAQQGVQVHGGMGFIEETGAAQYLRDVRVTAIYEGTNGIQAMDLVGRKLGDGGEAAWRLLEEVEQTAEAAREAFPDLARELWTAAEALRDATEWMLSQEMTDRFAGAVPFLRGWARVLGAHLHLSAALAEGGEGPRSVLARVFIRRMLPEHGSALAAARAGAGDLYALSDAALSA, encoded by the coding sequence ATGGCATACCGAGCCCCGGTGGAGGAAATCCGGTTCATTCTCGAGCATGTGGCGGGCCTTCCCGATGTCGTGGCGACCGAGCGTTTCGCCGAAGCCACGGACGATGTCACCGCCGCGATCCTCGACGGCGCGGGGCGGCTCTGCGACGAGGTGCTGGCGCCGCTGCAACGGCCCGGGGACCTGCACCCGGCGCGGCTTGAAAACGGCGTGGTCCGGACCTCGCCCGGTTATGCCGAGGGGTATCGCGCCATCGCCGAGGGCGGCTGGGTGGCGCTGTCGGCACCGGCCGAGCATGGCGGGATGGGGCTGCCGACGGCCCTGTCGACGGCGGTCAACGACATGATGAGCGGCGCCTGCCTGTCCTTGCAGCTGAACCCGCTGCTGACCCAGGGCCAGATCGAGGCGCTGTGCCACCATGCCAGCGACGAGATCCAGGCGCTGTATTTGCCGAAGCTGATCGCGGGGGAGTGGTCGGGCACGATGAACCTGACCGAGGCGCAGGCCGGCTCGGATGTCGGCGCGCTGAAGACCCGGGCGGTGCCCAATGGCGACGGCACCTATGCGGTCACCGGCCAGAAGGTCTACATCACCTGGGGCGATGCGGATTTCATGGAGAACGTGATCCATCTGGTGCTGGCGCGGCTGCCCGACGCGCCCGAGGGCACCAGAGGGATCAGCCTGTTTCTGGTGCCGCGCAATCTGCCCGATGCCGAGGGACGTCCTGGACCTGCCAATGGCGTGAAGGTCATCAGCCTCGAGCACAAGCTGGGCCTGCATGGCAGCCCGACCGCGCTGATGGATTTCGACGGCGCCACCGGCTGGATGGTGGGCGCGCCCAACAAGGGCATGGCGGGGATGTTCACGATGATGAACAATGCCCGGCTCGGGGTCGGCGCCCAGGGCGTGGGTGTGGCCGAGGCCGCGTTCCAGCAGGCGCTGGCCTATGCGGGCGAGCGCCGGCAGGGGCCGACGCCCTTGGGGGACGGGCCGATCATCGGTCATGCCGATGTGCGCCGGATGCTCGCCGGGATGAAGGCCGAGATCTTCGCGGCCCGGGCCATCGCGCTGTCCTGCGCGGTGGCGGCCGACATGGCTGCGGCCACCGGCGAGCCCGACTGGACCGCGCGCGCGGCCTTCCTGACCCCGATCGCCAAGACCTGGGGCACCGAGGTCGGCATGGAGGTCGCCCAGCAGGGCGTGCAGGTCCATGGCGGCATGGGCTTCATCGAGGAAACCGGCGCCGCGCAATATCTGCGCGATGTGCGGGTGACGGCGATCTACGAGGGCACCAACGGCATCCAGGCGATGGATCTGGTCGGGCGCAAGCTCGGCGATGGCGGCGAGGCCGCCTGGCGCCTGCTGGAAGAGGTCGAGCAGACCGCCGAAGCCGCGCGCGAGGCCTTCCCCGATCTCGCGCGCGAGCTCTGGACCGCGGCCGAGGCGCTGCGCGATGCGACCGAATGGATGCTGAGCCAGGAGATGACCGACCGCTTTGCCGGGGCGGTGCCCTTCCTGCGCGGCTGGGCCCGGGTTCTGGGCGCGCATCTGCACCTGTCGGCGGCGCTGGCCGAGGGCGGCGAGGGGCCGCGCAGCGTGCTGGCGCGGGTCTTCATCCGCCGGATGCTGCCCGAACATGGCTCGGCGCTGGCGGCGGCCCGCGCGGGCGCAGGCGATCTTTACGCCTTGTCCGACGCGGCGCTCTCGGCGTGA